A single Lusitaniella coriacea LEGE 07157 DNA region contains:
- a CDS encoding glyoxalase-like domain protein, with translation MIGVFHLGALIPLVDTLFSTQGIMVMLLAAYAGAMWMFLTSAPKVHTIMVSDLDIARQFYEGLLNLPVADVPLHYYYNYEQTLGATGIDPLYMSATSPSPTATVGSGNEGLWYQLKKNTQLHVITGASYGYKNRQRHVCFDRDCLEDVLMRVQSRRLKFKVRREQPLNFLVKDIENRVIEMQEVSN, from the coding sequence ATGATCGGAGTTTTTCATTTAGGCGCTTTAATCCCTCTGGTTGATACGCTCTTCTCAACCCAGGGCATCATGGTAATGCTTCTCGCTGCTTATGCTGGGGCAATGTGGATGTTCCTCACCAGCGCCCCGAAAGTGCATACCATAATGGTATCTGACCTAGATATTGCGCGACAGTTTTACGAAGGATTGCTCAATCTCCCCGTTGCCGACGTTCCCCTACACTATTACTACAACTACGAACAAACATTAGGAGCAACGGGCATCGACCCCCTATATATGTCCGCAACATCTCCATCGCCAACCGCAACCGTAGGAAGTGGGAACGAAGGGTTATGGTATCAGCTTAAAAAAAATACCCAACTTCACGTGATTACCGGGGCGAGTTACGGCTATAAAAATCGCCAGCGTCATGTATGTTTCGATCGCGATTGTTTAGAAGACGTGCTGATGCGCGTTCAATCCCGACGCTTAAAATTCAAAGTTCGTCGCGAACAACCCCTCAATTTTTTGGTAAAAGATATTGAAAATCGCGTTATCGAAATGCAAGAAGTCTCGAATTAG
- a CDS encoding acyltransferase family protein: MSSSTPLSQRLTSLDVFRGMAIAGMILANTPGSWSHVYPPLLHAEWNGFTPTDLVFPAFLFIAGVAMAFSLSKYTQENKPTAKVYGRILRRCALLFALGVLLNGLSFLLGIHSNLRILGVLQRISLAYFFAAIAVLNLKRRNLWILSGAILLAYWAAMMLIPVPGFGAGDLTPEGNVAGYIDRLVVGTQWMYKQGQFDPEGLFSTLPAIVTVLTGYFAGDLLRNKSVTSDTSMDLVLGGLSSLMLGHLWGIWFPVNKQLWTSSYVLVATGWSLLLLAACYELIEVRKIRRWGLPFKVMGLNAIFLFVASGLLVRLLYVAKVGEGEEAPSLYTWIYQTLFAPWAGDLNGSLLFAIANLLLWWLVLYAFYRKGWFLKI; this comes from the coding sequence ATGTCTTCTTCAACCCCTTTATCCCAACGCCTGACTTCCTTAGATGTTTTTCGCGGTATGGCGATCGCGGGAATGATTCTGGCTAACACCCCAGGAAGTTGGTCCCACGTCTATCCCCCCCTTCTCCACGCAGAATGGAACGGCTTTACACCCACGGATCTCGTCTTCCCGGCATTTCTATTTATTGCAGGGGTGGCAATGGCGTTTTCTCTCTCAAAATATACCCAAGAGAATAAACCCACCGCCAAGGTTTACGGGCGCATTCTCCGACGCTGTGCGCTCCTTTTTGCCCTGGGAGTTCTTCTCAATGGCTTGTCATTTTTGTTAGGAATTCACTCTAATCTCCGAATTTTGGGCGTATTGCAACGGATTAGTTTAGCCTATTTTTTTGCCGCGATCGCGGTTTTGAATCTGAAACGGCGCAATCTCTGGATTCTCTCCGGAGCGATCTTACTAGCGTATTGGGCAGCAATGATGTTGATACCCGTACCGGGGTTTGGGGCGGGGGATTTGACCCCAGAAGGCAATGTCGCGGGTTATATCGACCGTTTGGTGGTGGGAACCCAATGGATGTACAAACAAGGTCAATTTGACCCAGAAGGGCTATTCAGCACGCTTCCCGCAATCGTTACCGTCCTGACAGGGTATTTTGCCGGGGATCTCCTGAGAAATAAATCGGTTACATCCGATACCAGCATGGATTTAGTCCTGGGTGGGTTGAGCAGTTTGATGCTCGGTCATTTGTGGGGAATTTGGTTTCCGGTTAACAAGCAGTTGTGGACGAGTTCCTACGTTTTGGTGGCAACGGGATGGTCGCTGCTGCTGCTGGCGGCGTGTTACGAGTTGATTGAAGTCCGCAAAATTCGTCGTTGGGGACTGCCGTTTAAGGTGATGGGATTGAATGCCATCTTTCTGTTCGTTGCGTCGGGATTGCTCGTTCGCTTGCTTTACGTGGCGAAGGTGGGCGAGGGAGAGGAAGCGCCGAGTCTTTATACCTGGATTTATCAAACCCTATTTGCACCTTGGGCGGGTGATTTGAATGGTTCGCTGCTGTTCGCGATCGCGAATCTCTTGCTCTGGTGGCTCGTACTATACGCCTTCTATCGTAAGGGTTGGTTCCTCAAGATCTGA
- a CDS encoding B12-binding domain-containing radical SAM protein yields MRVLLLYPQFPKTFWSFEKILELVDRKVLLPPLGLVTVAAILPQEWEFKLVDRNVRDVTEEEWEWAELVVLSAMIVQKQDLLALIGEAHKRGKKVAVGGPYATSVPKDPLEAGADYLILDEGEITLPLFVEAIQKGESQGIFRSNGEKPDVTETPIPRFDLLELDAYDSMSVQFSRGCPFQCEFCDIIVLYGRKPRTKAPQQLLAELDCLYELGWRRAVFMVDDNFIGNKRNVKLMLHELKGWMAEHQYPFSFNTEASIDLAQDTELMELMVECNFNAVFLGIETPDADSLQLTKKYQNTRDSLVDSVWAINKTGLRVMAGFIIGFDGERTGAGDRIIEFVEQTAIPTALFGILQALPNTALWHRLDKEGRLLKNGVDGDQMALMNFIPTRPVEEIANEYIHAFCTLYEPSRFLDRVYRHFLQMAPSPCQAPAQLPNPIDLRALVTIVWRQGFKRNTRWKFWHHLLGIFKHNSGVWEHYLTVCAHAEHFIEFRQLVREQIEAELVEYQQVEAQNQVEAPKEQEQVLAKTA; encoded by the coding sequence ATGCGAGTACTCCTGCTCTATCCCCAGTTTCCCAAAACCTTCTGGTCTTTTGAGAAAATTTTGGAACTGGTCGATCGCAAAGTTCTCCTTCCCCCACTAGGATTGGTTACTGTTGCAGCAATTCTGCCCCAAGAATGGGAATTTAAGCTCGTCGATCGCAACGTTCGGGACGTAACTGAAGAAGAATGGGAATGGGCAGAGTTGGTCGTACTCTCTGCGATGATCGTGCAGAAGCAGGATTTGCTGGCATTGATTGGCGAAGCCCACAAACGCGGTAAAAAGGTAGCAGTCGGCGGTCCCTACGCTACATCCGTTCCCAAAGATCCCCTCGAAGCCGGGGCAGATTACCTCATTTTGGATGAAGGAGAAATTACCCTCCCACTTTTCGTCGAAGCGATTCAAAAAGGGGAATCCCAAGGCATTTTTCGCTCAAATGGCGAGAAACCCGATGTTACCGAAACGCCAATTCCCCGTTTCGATCTTTTGGAATTGGATGCTTACGATTCAATGTCGGTTCAATTCTCTCGCGGCTGTCCCTTCCAGTGCGAATTTTGCGACATCATTGTTCTCTACGGACGCAAACCCCGCACCAAAGCGCCGCAACAGTTACTCGCAGAACTGGATTGCCTCTATGAATTAGGGTGGCGACGGGCAGTTTTCATGGTAGATGACAACTTTATTGGCAACAAGCGCAACGTTAAGTTGATGTTGCACGAACTGAAGGGTTGGATGGCAGAACACCAATATCCCTTCTCCTTCAATACCGAAGCATCCATCGATTTGGCGCAGGATACAGAATTGATGGAGTTGATGGTGGAATGCAACTTCAATGCCGTATTTTTGGGAATTGAAACTCCGGATGCAGATAGTTTGCAATTGACGAAAAAGTATCAAAATACGCGAGATTCCTTAGTCGATTCGGTATGGGCGATCAATAAAACTGGATTGCGCGTCATGGCTGGGTTTATCATCGGTTTTGATGGCGAACGAACTGGGGCGGGCGATCGCATTATTGAATTTGTGGAGCAAACAGCCATTCCCACTGCCCTTTTTGGCATTCTTCAAGCACTCCCCAATACAGCACTCTGGCATCGTTTGGATAAAGAAGGACGATTGTTAAAAAATGGGGTGGATGGAGATCAGATGGCACTGATGAATTTTATTCCGACTCGTCCCGTTGAGGAAATTGCTAACGAATATATCCATGCGTTCTGTACGCTATACGAACCATCCCGGTTCCTCGATCGCGTTTATCGTCATTTTTTACAGATGGCTCCTTCCCCCTGTCAAGCCCCCGCACAACTGCCCAACCCGATTGATTTGAGGGCGCTGGTAACTATTGTTTGGCGACAAGGGTTTAAACGAAATACGCGCTGGAAGTTCTGGCACCATCTTTTGGGCATTTTCAAGCATAATTCCGGCGTATGGGAGCATTACCTCACTGTCTGCGCCCACGCGGAGCA
- a CDS encoding macro domain-containing protein encodes MILLFFSRKCKVIAFPPIGTGTKSFPLNYAIRIALKKIGTFRDRVVSSRVSTQITDDR; translated from the coding sequence TTGATTCTTCTATTTTTCTCTCGTAAGTGTAAAGTCATCGCCTTTCCTCCCATTGGCACCGGGACAAAAAGCTTTCCCCTCAATTACGCCATCCGCATTGCCCTCAAAAAAATTGGCACGTTTCGCGATCGCGTCGTGAGTTCTAGAGTTTCAACGCAAATAACTGACGATCGGTAG